One genomic region from Labeo rohita strain BAU-BD-2019 chromosome 7, IGBB_LRoh.1.0, whole genome shotgun sequence encodes:
- the fis1 gene encoding LOW QUALITY PROTEIN: mitochondrial fission 1 protein (The sequence of the model RefSeq protein was modified relative to this genomic sequence to represent the inferred CDS: inserted 1 base in 1 codon) → MEAVVSDIVAPEDLKRFEKKYNAELVKGPVSRETTFEYAWCLIRSKYSNDIVKGIQLLEELVHTSKKNDQRDFLFYLAVGNYRLKEYERALKYIRTLLKNEPDNKQALELEXLINNALKKDGLVGMAIVGGIGLGVAGLAGLIGLAVSKGAKS, encoded by the exons ATGGAGGCGGTTGTGTCGGATATAGTGGCACCAGAAGATCTAaag AGGTTTGAGAAGAAGTATAACGCTGAGCTGGTGAAAGGACCCGTTTCCAGGGAAACGACTTTTGAATACGCCTGGTGCTTGATCAGAAGCAAGTACTCAAATGACATTGTAAAAGGCATTCAGCTACTGGAAG AACTGGTTCATACAAGCAAAAAAAATGATCAGAGAGATTTTCTCTTCTACCTTGCTGTTGGAAACTACAGACTTAAG GAGTATGAGAGAGCACTGAAGTACATTCGCACTCTGCTGAAAAATGAACCAGATAATAAACAGGCCCTGGAACTGG AACTCATAAACAATGCGCTAAAAAAAG ATGGATTAGTTGGCATGGCAATTGTCGGTGGTATCGGTTTAGGTGTGGCCGGATTGGCTGGTCTTATTGGTTTGGCCGTGTCCAAAGGTGCAAAGTCCTAA
- the cldn15a gene encoding claudin-15a, whose translation MDPIIEVVALCLGFFGWIMVGVAIPNRYWKVSSIDGTVITTSTLYENLWMSCATDSTGVHNCREFPSLLALSGYIQASRALMIAAVVCGTFGVVATLIGMQCSKAAGDNEVLKGRIAGIGGAFFLLQGFCTMISVSWYAANITQVFFDPLYPGQKYEIGEGLYIGWASGVLAICGGSCLMCSCKLGKKEKTGYYQPTRETIYSASASRRDGQSTYGRNAYV comes from the exons ATGGATCCGATTATTGAAGTCGTTGCTTTATGTCTTGGCTTTTTCGGTTGGATAATGGTTGGCGTCGCAATTCCGAACCGTTACTGGAAAGTGTCGTCTATAGATGGGACTGTGATCACCACATCAACCCTTTATGAGAACCTGTGGATGTCCTGCGCCACGGACTCGACTGGAGTGCACAACTGCCGTGAATTCCCTTCTCTACTCGCCCTGTCTG GTTATATCCAGGCGTCTCGGGCTCTCATGATCGCGGCAGTGGTGTGTGGCACATTCGGCGTGGTGGCCACTCTCATCGGCATGCAGTGTTCGAAGGCCGCTGGTGACAACGAAGTACTGAAAGGCAGAATCGCCGGTATCGGAGGCGCATTTTTCCTGCTGCAGG GTTTCTGCACGATGATATCAGTATCATGGTACGCGGCCAACATCACTCAGGTGTTCTTCGACCCGTTGTATCCTGGCCAAAA GTATGAGATTGGAGAGGGTTTATACATCGGCTGGGCCTCCGGTGTTCTTGCCATCTGTGGTGGATCTTGTCTCATGTGCTCCTGCAAATTAGGCAAAAAGGAAAAGAC TGGTTACTACCAGCCCACCCGTGAAACCATTTACTCAGCGTCCGCATCCAGGAGAGACGGTCAGAGCACTTATGGAAGAAATGCCTATGTCTGA